DNA sequence from the Ruminococcus albus 7 = DSM 20455 genome:
CCCTCTGATATCTCCTTGGCGTAGCTTTTAACGTCACGAAGATCACTATCGCTTTCCTCGATCATCGGGCAGACGATATACGCCTGTCTTCCCTCTTCAAGATACTGTTTAACATACCCGAAAGCGCGTTCCCTCAGTTTCCCGGTAACAGCGTAGGTCTCCACCGGCTGTCTGCCTTTAGGCAGTTCTTTCAGTACCGAGATGTCAAGGTCTCCGTAGATCATAAGTGCCAGAGTACGCGGTATAGGCGTTGCAGACATTACCAGCTTATGGGGATGATCTCCCTTGCCTGCCAGCATAGCCCTCTGTTCAACACCGAAACGGTGCTGTTCATCAGTTATGACAAGTCCAAGCCGTTTGAATTCAGTGCTTGCCTGAACAAGCGCATGGGTACCTACAATAACATTATATTCACCCGCCGCGATTTCTGCCTTGATCTTTTCCTTTTTTTTCGGTGTAAGTGAACCCGTCAAGAGTACCACCTTGACACCAAGCGGTTCAAGGAAAGCTTTCAGCGTATCATAATGCTGACCTGCCAGTATCTCCGTAGGAGCCATAAGTGCCGTCTGACAGCCGTTTTTATAGGCGAAGTATGCAGCACCTGCCGCGACTGCCGTTTTACCGGATCCCACATCACCCTGAATCAGACGGTTCATGGGAAAAGGCTTGCGCATATCTTCAATGCAGTCATTTATAGCACTTTTCTGTCCTGCGGTCAGTTCAAAAGGCAGTGCCGAGAAGTACTCATCCACACTCTCATCATTCATCTGACAGCCTGTATTATCACGGCTTCGGTTCTTCATCATCAGCATACCAAGTGCCAGTGTAAGCAGTTCATCAAAGACCAGCCTGCTTTTTGCCAGCTCCAGCGTGTGCATATCAGTAGGGTAATGGACGTTCTGCAAAGCATAGCTCAACGAACATAGTCCCTGCTCACGCACCACATCATTCGGCAGCGGTTCATAGATAGAGCCATCCAGCGCACCAAGCGCGGTGTGAACATTCTGCCTCAGCTGCTTCTGTGTCAGCCCCTCGGTCAGACGATAGACGGGCTGAACTGGATCGGTACCTGCAACGGGGTATATCTGCGGCGAGTTGATCTCACGCCTTAACATATTGCCCGTCAGCTTGCCGACAAGGTAATACTCATGCCCGACTTCCAGCGCCTTGAACATGAAACCTGCATTGTAGATGACTATGGTGATATCGGCGGTATCATCGGTGACTATGGCTTTGTATACCGTAAGCCCGCGCCTGATATTTCCCTCGGGGAGCTTGCGCACCACCCTGCCTTTCAGCACCACCTGTTCATTCAGTGGCGCATCACGGACAGCCTGCGGCTCATTGAGGTCGATATAGTATCTCGGGAAATGGTACAGAAGATCATAGACCGTTTTCACACCCAGTTTTTCGTAAAGCTCGCTTTTTTTCGGGCCTACCCCCGATAGGTACATCACGGGCTTTGCCAGTTCACTGAGCATATAATTTCACCGCCTTAACACATCTTCCTACCCTAGTATAACACATTCCCCTAAAAATTGCAATACCATGCTGATATAATTTTGTAAAATGTCACCAAACCGTAATATTCTTAAAAAAAAGAAAACAGCTTTTGTTTTTTCTCAGGAACTAATATTTCCCGGGAAAAGACCGAAAAGCTGTTTTCAATCGTTTTCTGTTTTTTCGTTGTTTTCGCCCTTATCGAGATTCTCCAGTGCGAAATTCAGGCACTGTATCACCAGCTGATTGAGCGACAGGTTGTTTTCGTAGGCTAGTTTGTCGAGTTCGTTGACCTGCTCAACAGGCAAGCGGAAAGTCTTTGTCACATACTCATGTCCCTTTTGTATCTTCCACATAATAGCAACCACCTCTTATACTATTATGCACTATATTTTGTTTAATGTATACAAGTATTTTACAATATATTTAGCTTGCATAACGATTGTATTTTTTCTTTTGTTATGATATAATTTATACAAATCAAGAGCAAATTAACCGTCAAATTAACAACATAATATAAAATAAGGAGTGATAATATGAAAACAACTAAAATAATATCCACTATGTGTGCGTTTTTGATCGCATTGGCTATGTCGGCTTGTGGGGAAACATCACAAAGTAGCACCGAAAGCAAAGCAGAAGCCGAAACAACAACTACAACCGCCCCAGCCACTGAAACAGAAACCACCACAACCACTACAGCCCTCAGTGATGAACAAAAAAATGAAGAAAGAACTACTACCAAAAAAGAAATAGCAAAACCAGTACTCAAAACTGGATTTAATGAAGCCACAAATATAGTAGTTAAAAATGGCGGTTTGATATACAATATCCCAAGCTATTATCAAAAAAAATCTACAGATGAGAATGGAATAACTTATACTTATGAAGAATCTGATGGTTCAGAGGTTGGGATTTATTTTTCATATTTTCCATATGATGAGAACTATAAATTCAATGAAGAATATGCTCAAATTATATTTGACAGCGTAAAGGAAAAAATTAAATTGGACGATGATTTTTCCAGTACCAAAATCGAACAATTCTCATTTTTAGGTAGAACAACATATGGAATCTTATACACAAATATAGACCTCGAAAATAATTATAGTGCTCGAGCATATATGTTTCTCATTCATAACAAAGAAGCATACACACTTAATTATATTCTATCAACATCGGTATTATTTGACGACGGAAAATTCGACTATGATTATTCAGCAGATACTAACAGTATACTCAATTCCATCGAAGAAGATAAAGACTATGTATACGAGAAACCTACCGACGATAAAAAAGACGAAACTTCAAAGTCTGACGAAAGCAAGAATACCTACGAACATAACTCATATTATGATATCGTTGAAAGTGCCAGCTGGACAGATATTATCGGAAGCACACATATCGTACATAAAGTTAAGGCAAAACAAGACGTTTCAATTTCTGCTTCAATATTAGCATATTCAGAAAGCGGAAGCGTAATTGGTAAAAGCTCCAGTGATATAGTATTAACTAAAGGGCAGACAAATTACTTTGAATACTATTTTGACGAAGATGTATCAAATGCTCAGCTTAAACCTTCTTTCAAAGCTAAAGAAGATTCTTTCATGGTCGGTGAACGTAACGGCGTTGAACTTATAGAATATAGCATAACAGATGAAAACCTTTATTTAACGCTAAAGCAAAATGTTGATGACCTTGGTTTATCGAAGTATAAGATTCTCCTTTATAACGGAGACCAAATCGTCGGAACAAAAGAAGGATTTTATTCAATTTCTGCTGAAAACCTAGATGGAAAAGGCTCAACAGACGTTGCAGAAATCTGGACTTACGGGACTGCATATGACCGAATAGAATTCATTTACGAACCATAACACCCAAAAAGACCGCCCCACTCGGGACGGTCTTTATTATTGCCTTATTGAATTATCAGCCCATAACTACGGTGATGTTGGTCTGCTCGGTCATCTTGCACTCGCATACGAAATCGCCCTCAACAGCCTCGCCGTTGACGGTTATCTGCTTGATACCGCTCTCAACGTGGTTCGGGTTCTGTATGTCGATAGACAGATGCTTGCCGCGGAAGTTCTTCTCGATCTTGAAGCCGTCCCACTCAGCAGGGATAGAGGGGCTTATGACCAGACCCTCAGCGTTGGGGCGCATACCGCAGATACCCTCAACACAGCCTACCATAACTGTCGAACCTGTACCTGTCAGCCAGTGAACGTGGCTTCTGCCTGCGTAAGGTGAACGTGTTGACTCGGTGAACTGACCGTGTACGTACGGCTCCATAACTCTCTGCTCAGCCTTGTCGTTCATGCTTGCAGGTGCACTCTCCATGAAGTACTCGAAAGCTCTGTTTCCGTGACCCATAAGTGATTCTGCCAGGATTATCCAGCCCTGTGTCTGGCTGAATATACCGCCGTTCTCCTTGGTGTCGGGGTTGAATATGTGCATCAGCGCACCGTCGAAGTAGTGATCTACATAAGGAGGATCCATTATCTTTACGCCGTAAGGTGTGTTCAGTATCTCGTGTACCTTTTCAAGGGACTTTTCAGCCTGCTCCTTGGAAGCAAAGCCGGAGATAACTGCCCAGCTCTGGGGGTTCAGCCACATTGAAGCCTCAGGATCCTTCTTGGCACCGACAACTACGCCGTTATCGCGGATACCTCTGATGAATCTGTCCTCATCCCAGCAGTCAGCCAGTGCTTTGCCCAGCTCAGCCTGTGCCTTGGTGATGTACTCGATATAATCGGTATCCTTTCTCTCCTCAGCATAGCCCTTGATAACGCTCATAGCGTAGTACAGCTGGAATGCAACGAAAGTAGATTCGCCCTGCTTGCCCATTCTCAGGCAGTCATTCCAGTCAGCGTGAAGACCTGCAGGCATCTTGTGTGCGCCAAGTCTTTCCTGTGAGAAGCGTATAGCGTTCTTGAGGTGCTCGTAAACGGTAGCCTCTCCGCCGCCCTCTTCTGCATAAACGATAACTTCATCCAGGAATGCCTTGTTGCCTGTTTCACCGATATACTTAACGATAGTCGGGAACAGCCAGAGAGCATCGTCTGCTCTGTAAGATGGATGACCTGTTTCCTTAGCGTATACGCTGTTCTCGTCGTTCTCATCGGGGCAAGTTTCGTGACCTGCATTGTGGTCGAACTTAACGAGAGGCAGACCGCCGCCGTTTGATACCTGTGCCGAAAGCATGAATCTTATCTTCTCAGCAGCAAGCTCGGGATTGATGTGGATAATACCCTGTATATCCTGAACGGTATCTCTGTAACCGTAGCCGTTTCTCAGACCGCAGTAAATGAACGAAGCAGCTCTTGACCAGATGAATGTGATGAAGCACTGGTAAGCGTTCCAAACATCGACCATGTTGTTGAATTCCTCGGAAGGAGTTTCAACCTGGAAGTTGTTCAGCTGACCGTGCCAGTAATCAACAAGTTCCTTTACCTCAGCATCTACCTTGCCTGCAGCCTTGTACTCAGACATGATATTCTCTGCGGTAATGGGATCCTTCTGACCGAGGATGAATATAAGCTCCTTAGTCTCACCTGCTGCCAGTGTGAAATCAGACTGGAGCGCACCGCAGGCATTGGAGTTGTAGTTGAGCACGTTATCGCACTTGCCGCTCTCAACAGCGATGGGGTTGCCGTAATCTCTGTAAGCGCCGATAAAGCTGTCGAGATTGCCGTTGTAAGCACTTACGTCAGCGCCCACCAGACCGAAGAATCTCTCTCTGTGGTTGGAGCCGTTAGCGTCCTTGCCGCTGTTCTCGTTTATGTGCTGTACTATCTTATTGCCCTCAAAGGAGGTACGTGTGATGAACAGGGTGTACTGGAGATTTACCTGATCCTGCTCGTAGTTGTTCTCGTTGGTGAACTCGATAAAGCCCCATGTGGAAAGATTCCTTGCCTTATCGCTCTCGTTTGTTACCTTTACTCTCCATACCTCATAGGTCTTGTTCAGGGGCACATAGTAAGTCAGCTCGCTCTTGATGCCGCTGTACTGTGAGGTTATGGTGGTGTAAGCTGTACCGTGACGGCA
Encoded proteins:
- the recG gene encoding ATP-dependent DNA helicase RecG encodes the protein MLSELAKPVMYLSGVGPKKSELYEKLGVKTVYDLLYHFPRYYIDLNEPQAVRDAPLNEQVVLKGRVVRKLPEGNIRRGLTVYKAIVTDDTADITIVIYNAGFMFKALEVGHEYYLVGKLTGNMLRREINSPQIYPVAGTDPVQPVYRLTEGLTQKQLRQNVHTALGALDGSIYEPLPNDVVREQGLCSLSYALQNVHYPTDMHTLELAKSRLVFDELLTLALGMLMMKNRSRDNTGCQMNDESVDEYFSALPFELTAGQKSAINDCIEDMRKPFPMNRLIQGDVGSGKTAVAAGAAYFAYKNGCQTALMAPTEILAGQHYDTLKAFLEPLGVKVVLLTGSLTPKKKEKIKAEIAAGEYNVIVGTHALVQASTEFKRLGLVITDEQHRFGVEQRAMLAGKGDHPHKLVMSATPIPRTLALMIYGDLDISVLKELPKGRQPVETYAVTGKLRERAFGYVKQYLEEGRQAYIVCPMIEESDSDLRDVKSYAKEISEGAFSGYRVGLLHGRLSAESKEKVMKKFKAHELDILVSTTVVEVGVDVPNAAVMVIENSDRFGLSQLHQLRGRVGRGEHKSVCILITDNPTEEVVQRLKILSSCHDGFEISQQDLKLRGPGDFFGSRQHGLPKMKIADMSQDMDVLVRAQETAKQILCKDTHLDKGENRGLRELVERLFEQETAND
- a CDS encoding GH36-type glycosyl hydrolase domain-containing protein, whose protein sequence is MQYGYFDLKNKEYVITRPDTPAPWANYLGSPEYGAIVSNNGGGYSFVKSGANGRIARYRFNSNIGLPGRYVYIRDNDAKDYWSATWQPVGKSLDEYKTECRHGTAYTTITSQYSGIKSELTYYVPLNKTYEVWRVKVTNESDKARNLSTWGFIEFTNENNYEQDQVNLQYTLFITRTSFEGNKIVQHINENSGKDANGSNHRERFFGLVGADVSAYNGNLDSFIGAYRDYGNPIAVESGKCDNVLNYNSNACGALQSDFTLAAGETKELIFILGQKDPITAENIMSEYKAAGKVDAEVKELVDYWHGQLNNFQVETPSEEFNNMVDVWNAYQCFITFIWSRAASFIYCGLRNGYGYRDTVQDIQGIIHINPELAAEKIRFMLSAQVSNGGGLPLVKFDHNAGHETCPDENDENSVYAKETGHPSYRADDALWLFPTIVKYIGETGNKAFLDEVIVYAEEGGGEATVYEHLKNAIRFSQERLGAHKMPAGLHADWNDCLRMGKQGESTFVAFQLYYAMSVIKGYAEERKDTDYIEYITKAQAELGKALADCWDEDRFIRGIRDNGVVVGAKKDPEASMWLNPQSWAVISGFASKEQAEKSLEKVHEILNTPYGVKIMDPPYVDHYFDGALMHIFNPDTKENGGIFSQTQGWIILAESLMGHGNRAFEYFMESAPASMNDKAEQRVMEPYVHGQFTESTRSPYAGRSHVHWLTGTGSTVMVGCVEGICGMRPNAEGLVISPSIPAEWDGFKIEKNFRGKHLSIDIQNPNHVESGIKQITVNGEAVEGDFVCECKMTEQTNITVVMG